The following proteins come from a genomic window of Plasmodium vivax chromosome 3, whole genome shotgun sequence:
- a CDS encoding hypothetical protein, conserved (encoded by transcript PVX_000580A) yields MITSNACGPFLPPPLPLQLQENLIAERTLKDGKDIFVFNNYAIWLVKLSHLCISLFFLSVKNIFHLSPNWVFLIFFFGFFIICFFFCMSWYSCFRFIRRVTNEELIDEELNPSVLNEIIPQIFFSVSSFLLISLLYLGHLLVYLNVQNDVISVPVESQIIFVFFFFCCVLYGALFEYDNSVGVFLLGANGIATLALSFYQTGLYLAHLVRRHKQNKLFYRDREGGFEQMLMYTCASAFASLLLKNLSLINSQLLSFLLLLSSIGSRIMHTYVSSFHSSKKAPGTLS; encoded by the exons ATG ATTACCTCCAATGCGTGTGGTccctttcttccccctcctctccCCTTGCAGCTACAAGAAAACCTAATCGCAGAACGGACACTGAAAGATGGGAAGGATATCTTCGTATTTAATAACTATGCCATTTGGCTAGTCAAGCTATCGCACCTGTGCatctccctcttcttcctcagtgttaaaaatatctttCACCTTTCACCCAACTGGGTATTTCTG attttcttcttcgggttttttatcatttgttttttcttttgcatgAGTTG GTACAGCTGTTTCCGCTTCATTAGGAGAGTAACAAACGAGGAGCTAATCG ATGAAGAACTGAACCCCTCCGTGCTGAACGAAATAATTCCTCA GATTTTCTTCTCCGTGAGCTCCTTTTTGCTGATAAGC CTTCTTTACCTGGGGCACCTGCTAGTCTACCTGAACGTGCAGAACGACGTCATTTCG GTCCCCGTAGAATCCCAAatcattttcgttttctttttcttctgctgCGTGTTGTACGGGGCCCTCTTCGAGTACGACAATTCGGTG ggcgtcttcctcctcgggGCCAACGGAATAGCCACTCTGGCGCTTTCCTTCTACCAG accGGACTCTACCTGGCGCACCTGGTTCGAAGGCACAAACAGAACAAGCTGTTCTATCGAGACCGAGAGGGGGGCTTCGAGCAAATGCTCATGTACACGTGCGCGTCAGCTTTTGCTTCGCTCCTACTGAAG AACCTGAGTCTGATTAACTCCCAGCTGCTATCCTTCCTGTTGCTCCTTTCATCC ATTGGAAGTCGAATCATGCACACGTATGTATCTTCCTTCCACTCGAGCAAGAAAGCCCCTGGGACGCTGAGTTGA
- a CDS encoding hypothetical protein, conserved (encoded by transcript PVX_000575A) codes for MSVGDKLNEAFCWLKEEFDELMTDLEVDKGELNVSDLCTKINNTWRSINGGEEESPLCADSQGGGRDKKRKERINHEELVPWSDLNYSLFHYVGIYKKVSEALLIDDEDFYFNFDADNVYVKRRFSPSLAFHPLICPIDAAYFNFLLFCISGGAPDKAKGGEANGGEAKWREVKWGEAKGDTSIGGASNWGTSIEGTSNWGTSFEGAPNWGSTAPPHRRRGSRAEITYAYSDDRAYKENFVVTQEAYAALSEEYTKVPGVQRCLERGAGAPFNFGPRGGAAVGTSGTSGTIGGGTGDTGHIGDAGGTSEGGTPPDRAAHTAAPLNREALNRTYAFSLESKTYMVHPEMNKKIKIVNGDISAVDSEAVVLFANHNYRFSKRVCDDLYSCTLMKLDEEERIEIKSKKSGEVCLTNSYDGIHKYILHVMLPKYNSKYILATHNTMNLCVQEILCVCVEKRVQSVSIPIVCFGLFFPTNIFLVSLMKSLRSLLLLPQFYNAIRSIVFVTNSNELYLLTLKYASVFFPRCREEMFLSANIAILGNKLGSIDVRNRGIRIFKTLRRVTRGALAAESLAAGSSAESLAAESAASFASSAASSSAASSASSSVIFNAADEEFLSLRAESEGHQHLYMLQEIKKREEGVLGNLQSCLRLSCIYNIKKKFAEFEEDSFLYEYGVDELGRKTVIINFFKFPRVYNYHSLFLFLLFHFNSFMRNHFVLLFVFSEGISGEITNVLSLFKDLFQLVSDFLHNLRVVYFFNYSLAFKLFICVLYPFIPAAIYDSIVYLNGAQELSKHFDVKKALRQ; via the exons ATGTCCGTGGGCGACAAGCTGAACGAGGCCTTCTGCTGGCTGAAGGAAGAATTCGACGAATTGATGACCGATTTGGAGGTAGACAAAGGGGAGCTAAACGTGAGTGACCTCTGCACGAAGATTAACAACACGTGGAGGAGCATAAACGGAGGAGAGGAGGAGTCCCCCCTGTGTGCAGATAGCCAGGGAGGGGGAAGGGAcaagaaaagaaaggaacGAATTAACCATGAGGAGCTCGTGCCGTGGAGCGATTTGAATTACTCCCTCTTCCATTACGTGggtatttataaaaaggttAGCGAGGCGCTACTGATTGATGATGAGGACTTTTACTTTAACTTTGACGCGGACAATGTTTATGTGAAGCGGAGGTTCTCCCCCAGCTTGGCGTTCCACCCGCTGATTTGCCCCATTGACGCTGCGTATTTTAACTTCCTCTTGTTTTGCATTTCGGGGGGGGCTCCCGATaaggcaaaggggggggaagccaacgggggagaagcaaaatggagagaagtaaaatggggagaagcaaaaggggataCCTCCATCGGGGGTGCTTCCAACTGGGGCACTTCCATCGAGGGTACCTCCAACTGGGGCACCTCCTTCGAAGGTGCTCCCAACTGGGGAAGCACTGCCCCCCCCCACCGGCGGCGAGGCAGCCGCGCGGAAATAACCTACGCCTACAGCGACGACCGCGCGTACAAGGAGAATTTCGTCGTGACGCAGGAGGCCTACGCGGCTTTGAGCGAGGAGTACACGAAGGTGCCCGGCGTGCAGCGGTGCCTGGAGCGCGGGGCGGGCGCGCCCTTCAACTTCGGCCCGCGGGGGGGCGCGGCGGTTGGCACGAGTGGAACGAGTGGCACGATTGGAGGTGGTACAGGCGATACTGGCCATATTGGCGATGCTGGCGGTACGAGTGAAGGTGGCACACCCCCCGATCGCGCCGCTCACACCGCCGCCCCCCTGAACAGGGAGGCGCTGAACCGGACGTACGCCTTCTCCCTGGAGAGCAAGACCTACATGGTGCACCCCGAAATGAACAAGAAGATCAAAATTGTGAACGGAGACATATCTGCCGTGGACTCGGAGGCAGTGGTTCTGTTTGCAAACCACAATTACCGTTTTTCCAAACGGGTATGCGACGACTTGTATTCATGCACGTTAATGAAATTGGATGAAGAAGAGAGAATCGAAATCAAATCGAAGAAGAGCGGAGAGGTCTGTCTAACCAACAGCTACGATGGGATACACAAGTACATCCTCCACGTCATGCTACCAAAATATAATAGCAAATATATCCTGGCGACCCACAACACTATGAATCTATGTGTGCAGGAGATcttatgtgtgtgtgtggagAAACGGGTTCAGTCTGTTTCGATTCCCATCGTCTGCTTTGGCTTGTTCTTTCCCACTAACATCTTCTTGGTGAGTCTGATGAAGAGCCTGCGgtcgctgctgctgctcccccaGTTTTACAATGCCATTCGGTCAATCGTATTCGTTACCAATTCGAATGAGTTATACCTGCTGACTTTGAAGTACGCCTCTGTGTTTTTCCCGCGGTGCCGGGAGGAGATGTTCCTCTCCGCCAACATTGCCATTTTGGGGAACAAGCTGGGGTCCATCGACGTGCGCAACAGGGGCATTCGCATTTTCAAGACGCTCCGGAGGGTCACTCGCGGCGCGTTAGCAGCGGAGTCGTTAGCAGCCGGGTCGTCAGCCGAGTCGTTAGCAGCCGAGTCAGCAGCTTCCTTCGCTTCCTCCGCTGCTTCGTcgtccgccgcttcctccgcttcctcTTCGGTCATCTTCAACGCGGCGGACGAGGAGTTCTTAAGCCTGCGGGCGGAGAGCGAGGGGCACCAGCATCTCTACATGCTGCAGGAGATtaagaaaagggaagagggCGTGCTGGGCAACCTGCAGAGCTGCCTCCGCCTCAGTTGCATctacaatataaaaaaaaaatttgcagaaTTTGAAGAGGATTCTTTCCTATATGAGTACGGGGTTGACGAGCTCGGGAGGAAGACAGTGATCATCAACTTCTTTAAGTTCCCTCGAGTGTATAACTACCACTCGCTCTTTTTGTTTCTGCTGTTTCACTTTAACTCGTTTATGCGCAACCACTTTGTTTTGCTCTTCGTCTTCTCCGAAGGCATCTCCGGCGAAATCACCAACGTCTTGTCTCTCTTTAAGGACCTTTTCCAGCTGGTCTCCGATTTCCTGCACAACCTCAGGGTCGTTTACTTCTTCAATTACTCCCTCGCCTTCAAGCTCTTCATCTGCGTCCTCTACCCCTTCATCCCGGCCGCCATCTACGACAGCATTGTGTATTTGAACGGCGCCCAG GAACTGTCGAAGCACTTCGACGTTAAGAAGGCCTTGAGACAATGA
- a CDS encoding hypothetical protein, conserved (encoded by transcript PVX_000570A) — translation MTPEGGDRRGDKEREVILLGILNIESVYGKEWVKKKKEVKKDLQSRSVMLNQAFKNPHIFHERFEFLSADDYSCVKNNYIYSAIVIFNPNLGGNSSGGEEPVSEGGHMGEDAPAGQAKVKNTCVVSGGQHTRHAAQGGAASLCGGSTCRPEKKEGVGVLVVTCKKTDSEKMKNILVKMLKKEIRVECTALKCKDGHFSSLSHVRREERDVRGKHTEIRYLDRPPASPAAVQSSVQSGVQSSAQSTLQSTLQFASPPAPSAANKPFNVSRNNFFNMTAYIYGSSNLLANSSLILREYGDDEWAERLRRTKKGKEQAHGGPSPPTGAHDASEPREGGLIKTFTSLFKK, via the exons ATGACGCCGGAGGGTGGAGACCGGAGGGGCGACAAGGAGCGGGAGGTCATCCTGCTGGGCATCCTCAACATAGAAAGTGTGTACGGCAAGGAgtgggttaaaaaaaaaaaagaagtgaagAAGGACCTGCAAAGCAGATCTGTTATGCTAAACCAAGCCTTTAAGAATCCCCACATCTTCCACGAGCGATTTGAGTTCCTCTCCGCAGACGATTACAGCTGCGTAAAgaataattacatttatagCGCCATCGTTATTTTTAACCCTAACTTGGGGGGGAACTCctctgggggggaagagcctGTGTCGGAGGGGGGACACATGGGGGAGGACGCTCCCGCTGGGCaagcaaaagtgaagaaCACCTGCGTGGTGAGCGGTGGGCAGCACACCAGGCACGCCGcacaggggggagcggcttCACTATGTGGTGGGAGCACCTGCCGcccagaaaaaaaggaaggagtCGGCGTCCTAGTCGTCACTTGCAAAAAAACCGACAGTGAAAAGATGAAGAATATTTTGGTTAAGATGTTGAAGAAGGAAATACGAGTTGAGTGCACCGCCCTCAAATGCAAAGACGGCCACTTCTCCAGCCTCTCCCACGTCCGTCGCGAGGAGAGAGACGTcagggggaagcacacaGAAATTAGGTACTTGGACCGGCCCCCCGCCTCCCCGGCAGCGGTGCAGTCGAGCGTGCAGTCGGGCGTACAGTCGAGCGCACAGTCTACACTTCAGTCTACGCTTCAGTTTGCATCTCCGCCCGCACCGTCGGCTGCGAACAAGCCCTTCAACGTTTCGCGGAATAACTTCTTCAACATGACTGCCTACATCTATG GATCGTCCAACCTGTTGGCGAACAGCAGCTTGATTCTACGCGAGTACGGAGACGATGAGTGGGCCGAGCGCCTGCGGCGGacgaagaaggggaaggagcagGCTCACGGCGGACCATCCCCCCCCACAGGTGCCCATGATGCCTCGGAGCCACGGGAAGGTGGTCTCATAAAAACATTCACGTCGTTGTTTAAGAAGTGA